From the Marinomonas sp. THO17 genome, one window contains:
- the bluB gene encoding 5,6-dimethylbenzimidazole synthase: MKISQAERDAVYKTIFARRDVRREFLPDPIPDAVLKRILLAAHHAPSVGFMQPWDFILVTDKACKTNIKQGFLQAHAEAAELFHGDRRTQYQSLKLEGIEESPLGICVTCDRNRTGSVVLGRTAKPEMDLFSSVCAIQNMWLAARAENIGLGWVSILHDNVLRENLNIPEHIDIIAYLCLGYVEQFHDTPDLQRAGWLDRQDMSNVLHQGVWEDKN, from the coding sequence ATGAAAATCAGCCAAGCAGAACGTGATGCGGTGTATAAAACCATTTTTGCCCGTCGTGATGTTCGTCGAGAATTCCTTCCTGATCCTATTCCTGACGCCGTATTAAAACGTATTTTACTAGCAGCTCATCATGCCCCCAGTGTGGGTTTTATGCAGCCTTGGGATTTCATTTTAGTCACCGACAAAGCGTGCAAAACCAACATCAAACAAGGCTTTTTACAAGCTCATGCAGAGGCCGCTGAGCTTTTTCATGGCGACAGACGCACGCAATATCAGTCTCTCAAGTTGGAAGGTATCGAAGAATCTCCATTAGGTATTTGTGTTACCTGCGACAGAAATCGCACTGGTTCTGTGGTACTTGGGCGCACCGCGAAACCTGAAATGGACTTATTCAGCTCAGTTTGCGCAATTCAAAACATGTGGCTGGCCGCTCGTGCGGAAAACATTGGCTTAGGCTGGGTAAGCATTCTGCACGATAACGTTTTACGAGAAAACCTAAACATTCCAGAGCATATCGACATCATCGCCTACCTTTGTTTGGGTTATGTGGAGCAATTTCATGATACGCCAGATCTACAAAGAGCGGGTTGGCTAGATCGTCAAGACATGTCTAACGTATTGCATCAGGGGGTATGGGAGGATAAAAATTAA
- a CDS encoding sodium:solute symporter family protein: protein MSQFMINLLFVGGSFALYFGIAIWARAGSTKEFYVAGGGVHPVLNGMATAADWMSAASFISMAGLIAAGGYANSTFLMGWTGGYVLLAMLLAPYLRKFGKFTVPDFIGDRFYSRTARLVAVACLIIASVTYVIGQMTGAGVAFSRFLEVDKNTGLTIAAVVVFFYAVLGGMKGITYTQVAQYIVLIIAYTIPAVFISLQLTDTFLPAIGLFSTHTESGMPLLQKLDEVVRELGFRDYTADVDNKLNMVLFTLSLMIGTAGLPHVIIRFFTVPKVADARWSAGWALVFIALLYLTAPAVASMARLNLMTTIYPSGPTEQPIEYAERPDWIQTWENTGLIKYEDKNDDGRIQFYNDTPAYEAEATARGWAGNELTVNRDILVLANPEIANLPGWVIGLIAAGGLAAALSTAAGLLLAISSAVSHDLIKGSINPDLTDKGELLAARISMFVAIIVATYLGMNPPGFAAQVVALAFGIAAASIFPALMMGIFSKRVNSKGAVAGMLAGLIATLVYIFMFLGWFFIPGTATLANTPDNWLFGISPLSFGAVGAVINFAVAFAVSSMTEEPPQDIQDLVESVRYPQGAGKAIDH from the coding sequence ATGAGTCAATTCATGATCAACTTATTGTTCGTGGGCGGATCATTTGCGCTTTACTTCGGTATCGCCATTTGGGCTCGTGCAGGATCAACAAAAGAATTCTATGTCGCTGGTGGTGGTGTTCACCCAGTATTAAATGGTATGGCAACGGCAGCGGATTGGATGTCTGCTGCCTCATTCATCTCTATGGCAGGCTTAATCGCTGCTGGTGGTTATGCTAACTCCACCTTCCTTATGGGTTGGACTGGTGGTTACGTACTGCTTGCTATGTTGCTGGCTCCTTACTTAAGAAAATTTGGTAAATTTACCGTGCCAGACTTCATTGGTGATCGCTTCTACAGCCGAACAGCACGTTTAGTGGCTGTGGCTTGTTTGATTATTGCGTCGGTTACTTATGTTATCGGTCAAATGACAGGGGCTGGTGTTGCCTTCTCGCGTTTCCTTGAAGTCGACAAAAACACTGGTCTGACAATCGCCGCTGTGGTGGTATTCTTCTATGCGGTACTAGGCGGCATGAAGGGCATCACTTATACGCAGGTTGCTCAATATATTGTACTTATCATTGCCTACACCATACCGGCGGTATTCATATCCTTGCAACTCACGGATACTTTCCTACCTGCTATAGGTTTATTCTCTACTCACACTGAATCTGGCATGCCATTGCTACAGAAGCTAGATGAAGTAGTCAGAGAACTCGGTTTTAGAGACTATACGGCCGATGTGGACAACAAACTCAATATGGTACTTTTCACTCTATCTCTGATGATTGGTACTGCGGGTCTGCCACACGTAATCATACGTTTCTTTACTGTGCCAAAAGTGGCTGACGCACGTTGGTCTGCTGGTTGGGCATTGGTATTCATCGCTTTATTGTACCTAACAGCGCCTGCTGTTGCGTCTATGGCGCGTTTGAATCTAATGACAACCATTTATCCATCTGGCCCTACTGAACAACCGATTGAGTACGCTGAACGTCCTGATTGGATTCAAACTTGGGAAAACACTGGTTTGATCAAGTATGAAGACAAAAACGATGATGGTCGTATTCAGTTCTATAACGACACACCGGCTTATGAAGCCGAAGCAACAGCACGTGGCTGGGCAGGCAACGAATTAACGGTTAACCGTGATATTCTGGTACTGGCGAACCCTGAAATCGCCAATCTCCCAGGCTGGGTAATTGGTTTGATTGCTGCAGGTGGTCTCGCAGCGGCATTGTCGACGGCGGCAGGGTTATTACTGGCCATCTCCTCCGCGGTAAGTCATGACTTGATAAAAGGCTCAATCAACCCCGATCTCACGGATAAAGGGGAATTATTAGCCGCTCGAATATCCATGTTTGTGGCCATCATAGTGGCGACCTATCTGGGTATGAATCCACCGGGATTCGCCGCACAAGTGGTTGCTCTGGCCTTCGGTATTGCAGCTGCCTCAATATTCCCAGCGTTGATGATGGGTATCTTCTCAAAACGCGTGAACAGCAAAGGCGCTGTCGCTGGTATGCTGGCAGGTTTGATTGCCACCTTGGTTTACATCTTTATGTTCCTAGGTTGGTTCTTCATTCCTGGTACAGCAACACTAGCGAACACTCCTGACAACTGGTTATTTGGTATTTCACCTCTGTCTTTTGGTGCAGTGGGTGCTGTTATCAACTTTGCTGTCGCTTTCGCGGTGTCTTCTATGACAGAAGAACCACCACAAGACATCCAAGACTTGGTAGAAAGTGTGCGCTATCCTCAAGGTGCAGGCAAAGCCATCGATCACTAA
- a CDS encoding DUF4212 domain-containing protein, with amino-acid sequence MSDHSINAEKYWQANLRLILGCLVVWALASYGCAILLRPMLSGIHIGGTDLGFWFAQQGSILVFIGLTFFYAWRMNKLDEEFGLQE; translated from the coding sequence GTGTCAGATCATAGTATTAATGCAGAAAAATACTGGCAAGCCAACCTCAGGCTCATCCTCGGATGTCTGGTGGTATGGGCACTTGCCTCCTACGGTTGTGCCATCCTACTACGTCCCATGCTTTCCGGTATACATATTGGTGGAACGGATTTAGGCTTTTGGTTTGCCCAGCAAGGCTCCATTCTTGTATTTATCGGTTTGACTTTCTTCTATGCCTGGAGAATGAACAAACTTGACGAAGAATTTGGTCTACAGGAGTAA
- a CDS encoding VOC family protein: MSEDSSLAQAKVLNKGINHLTLQVSNLTRSLAFYIDQLGFCGEVRWASGAYLSYGDAWLCLSLGEPNIDANDYTHYAFDVSEQTLQALQKRQAEFNVWQANQSEGGSIYIADPDGHKLEFHIGSLSSRLASLKQEPYKGLIWL; this comes from the coding sequence ATGTCAGAAGACAGTTCGTTGGCACAGGCTAAAGTGCTAAATAAAGGCATCAATCATTTGACTTTGCAAGTGAGTAATTTAACCAGATCATTGGCTTTTTATATTGACCAGCTCGGCTTTTGTGGAGAAGTGCGTTGGGCTTCAGGAGCCTATTTGTCTTATGGCGATGCTTGGTTGTGTTTATCCTTAGGCGAGCCAAATATTGACGCTAACGACTACACTCATTACGCGTTTGATGTGAGTGAACAGACCTTACAGGCTTTGCAAAAGAGACAGGCAGAATTTAACGTCTGGCAAGCCAATCAAAGTGAGGGAGGTTCGATTTACATTGCTGATCCCGATGGCCATAAATTGGAATTTCACATAGGGTCTTTATCGTCACGTTTAGCTTCCTTAAAGCAGGAGCCTTATAAGGGGTTGATATGGCTATAG
- a CDS encoding GNAT family N-acetyltransferase translates to MAIEHALLNIIKIDAETTLPLRQQVLWPNKSQQECRVNVDDMGQHYGVYLDEKLLCVASVFIDGQSARLRKFATLVEYQRQGIGQFVLSRILDDLKQIGVKVFWCDARESASSLYQRFGMTAASERFYKGDIAYRKMSMNLK, encoded by the coding sequence ATGGCTATAGAACACGCCTTATTGAACATAATAAAGATTGATGCAGAAACCACCTTACCTTTGCGTCAGCAAGTTTTATGGCCAAACAAAAGTCAACAGGAGTGCCGTGTCAATGTAGATGACATGGGACAACATTATGGCGTCTACCTTGATGAAAAACTCTTGTGTGTGGCGTCGGTATTTATTGATGGTCAAAGTGCCAGATTGAGAAAGTTTGCTACATTGGTCGAGTATCAAAGACAAGGTATTGGGCAATTTGTGTTAAGCCGAATCCTTGATGATCTTAAACAAATAGGGGTTAAGGTATTTTGGTGTGATGCCAGGGAGAGTGCCAGCTCACTTTATCAGCGTTTTGGTATGACGGCAGCGAGTGAGCGTTTTTATAAAGGTGACATTGCGTATCGGAAAATGTCGATGAATTTGAAATAG
- a CDS encoding MOSC domain-containing protein, translating into MIKAIFVAKQSNQGQIELDAVKVDAGKGIVGDRYYGKKGDDGPNITFVESEAIANYNQNFAQQIQLADTRRNVVTQGIALNELVGKRFRIGDAEFYGVELCEPCALLGRRLANDEMSAAQVVKAWLHKGGLRADVICSGVVRVGMSFERLD; encoded by the coding sequence ATGATCAAAGCGATTTTTGTCGCCAAACAATCTAATCAAGGGCAAATTGAACTAGATGCGGTAAAAGTGGATGCAGGTAAAGGCATAGTAGGGGACAGATATTATGGGAAAAAAGGCGATGATGGTCCGAACATTACTTTTGTCGAAAGTGAAGCCATTGCCAACTATAACCAGAATTTTGCGCAGCAAATCCAACTTGCGGATACCAGACGTAATGTGGTGACCCAAGGTATCGCCTTGAATGAATTGGTGGGTAAGCGTTTCCGCATTGGTGACGCTGAGTTTTATGGCGTCGAGCTGTGCGAGCCTTGTGCCTTACTAGGTCGCAGATTAGCCAATGATGAGATGAGTGCAGCGCAAGTGGTTAAGGCTTGGCTGCACAAAGGGGGATTACGGGCCGATGTTATTTGTTCTGGCGTAGTACGTGTTGGTATGTCATTTGAACGACTGGATTAA
- a CDS encoding aminotransferase class V-fold PLP-dependent enzyme, whose amino-acid sequence MLTIDSSNIRHLTAAYKAKDDSAPSSLLLLEKIRRGIIGAEQSIMTPFGERKLTYADYTASGRSLDFIEQAVQKTLPFYANTHTEANATGMQTTAFREQAREEIRRAVNACPEDLIIFCGSGATSAINTLISQLGLRQLDATEKAQTRIIIGPYEHHSNELPWRELGIPVIRIKEGKQGGVCLQDLENQLQQHQDKRLIGSFSAASNVTGIVSDQNAITELLHTYNALSFWDFAAAAPYVKIDMNPEQSTKHRKDALFFSPHKFIGGPGTPGILIVKKAIINNAQPSHIGGGTVSFVTPKDHSFLPIGERREEGGTPAILESIRAGLVFKLKSLVGDEVIQEQEHRLVELIDQHWQNHHSIERLGHPNAKRLSITAFRIKTPLGYLHHGFVTALLNDLFGIQVRGGCSCAGPYGHALLNIDEHKSEQIQQALQAGEKLLKPGWIRFNLNYFISQQEADFILRAIDFISQDGLTFLPFYAYDQQKDLWRFQGQKEHAMSLEDLLKWDTLESTAKTEAITQPSIHDCYEAYLKQADNLAKVLQNPQQTDHVWQAQPFNQAFDSLRDFVLAEDLKAGAGSA is encoded by the coding sequence ATGTTAACGATAGACTCATCCAATATCCGTCATCTTACTGCCGCTTACAAAGCAAAAGACGATTCGGCTCCTTCGTCTTTGCTTTTGTTAGAAAAAATACGACGGGGCATTATTGGCGCCGAACAAAGCATAATGACACCTTTTGGTGAACGTAAACTGACCTATGCGGATTACACGGCCTCTGGCCGTAGTTTGGATTTCATCGAACAAGCCGTACAAAAAACTCTGCCTTTCTACGCCAATACTCATACTGAAGCGAACGCCACCGGTATGCAAACCACCGCATTTCGTGAACAGGCAAGAGAGGAAATTCGCCGTGCAGTAAATGCCTGCCCTGAGGACCTCATCATTTTCTGCGGCAGTGGAGCCACCAGCGCCATTAATACACTGATTTCTCAACTCGGCTTGAGACAATTAGACGCCACCGAAAAAGCACAAACACGCATTATTATTGGCCCTTATGAGCATCACTCTAATGAACTACCTTGGCGTGAGCTTGGCATTCCTGTAATTCGCATTAAAGAAGGTAAGCAGGGTGGCGTATGCTTACAAGACTTAGAAAACCAATTGCAACAGCATCAAGACAAGCGTCTCATCGGTAGCTTCAGTGCCGCGTCCAATGTAACTGGCATAGTATCAGATCAAAATGCCATCACTGAGTTATTACATACTTATAACGCCTTATCCTTTTGGGATTTCGCGGCCGCAGCACCCTATGTGAAAATTGATATGAATCCTGAGCAGTCGACCAAACATCGAAAAGACGCCCTTTTCTTTTCCCCACATAAATTCATTGGTGGTCCCGGCACACCAGGTATTTTAATCGTCAAAAAAGCCATCATTAACAATGCTCAACCTAGCCATATTGGTGGCGGCACTGTGTCTTTCGTCACCCCAAAGGATCATAGCTTTTTACCTATTGGTGAACGTCGTGAGGAAGGTGGAACACCCGCTATTTTAGAATCCATCCGCGCTGGTTTGGTCTTCAAACTCAAATCCCTAGTAGGCGATGAGGTGATACAAGAGCAAGAACACAGGCTAGTCGAACTGATTGATCAACACTGGCAAAACCATCACTCGATTGAACGTCTAGGTCACCCAAACGCCAAACGTTTGTCAATTACGGCCTTTCGTATTAAAACACCGCTTGGCTATTTGCATCATGGTTTTGTTACCGCCCTATTGAACGACCTGTTCGGCATTCAAGTACGCGGCGGTTGTTCCTGTGCTGGGCCATATGGCCATGCTTTATTAAACATAGATGAACACAAATCCGAACAGATCCAGCAGGCTTTACAAGCGGGTGAAAAACTCCTAAAACCGGGCTGGATACGTTTCAATTTAAACTATTTTATCAGCCAGCAGGAAGCCGACTTTATTCTTCGCGCCATTGATTTCATCAGTCAAGATGGTCTCACCTTTTTGCCTTTCTATGCCTATGACCAGCAAAAAGACTTATGGCGTTTTCAAGGTCAAAAAGAACATGCTATGAGTTTAGAAGATCTCTTGAAATGGGATACGCTTGAGTCAACAGCCAAGACCGAAGCCATAACGCAACCCTCCATTCATGACTGTTACGAAGCCTACCTGAAACAGGCAGACAATTTAGCCAAGGTTTTACAAAATCCACAACAAACTGATCATGTCTGGCAAGCACAGCCTTTTAACCAAGCGTTTGACTCATTAAGAGATTTTGTTTTGGCTGAAGACCTTAAAGCAGGAGCCGGGTCAGCTTAA
- a CDS encoding Lrp/AsnC family transcriptional regulator: MNLDSTDLQLLALIQSNDSISTEAMAQQVGLSKTPCWRRIQRLEKAGYIKRHVALLDAEKLELGVSVFVQVKTNQHDANWAIEFAQVVSQFPEVVEFYRMAGEYDYLLRVLVKDIPAYDQFYKRLISATALTDVTSNFSMEQIKWTTELPLPQLTKAE; this comes from the coding sequence ATGAACTTAGATAGCACAGACCTGCAACTTCTTGCCTTAATTCAAAGTAATGATAGTATTTCCACAGAAGCAATGGCCCAGCAGGTAGGCTTATCCAAAACCCCTTGCTGGCGACGTATTCAACGTCTCGAAAAAGCGGGCTACATAAAACGCCACGTGGCTTTACTTGACGCTGAAAAACTGGAACTGGGCGTGTCGGTTTTTGTTCAGGTAAAAACCAATCAACACGATGCCAACTGGGCAATCGAATTTGCACAAGTGGTTTCACAGTTTCCAGAAGTTGTGGAGTTTTATCGCATGGCGGGTGAATACGATTATTTACTGCGCGTTTTGGTGAAAGACATTCCAGCCTATGACCAATTTTATAAACGCTTAATCAGTGCCACTGCGTTAACAGACGTTACTTCCAACTTCTCTATGGAACAAATTAAATGGACCACGGAGTTGCCCTTACCTCAGCTAACAAAAGCCGAATAG
- a CDS encoding efflux RND transporter permease subunit yields MSPNDQQRGIIAWFASNPVAANLLMIFIITLGVINVGSLSKKSFPTLPPNGITVDVSYDSGSAKATEESVTILIEQQLEGLVGIDNVMSNSTSSGSSVNVEIKDGYDLDEVFNNIKDKVGEISSFPSDADPAIITKDTRSELAIIIQLFGDTDRRTLQKAAYDLKTNLLLDKEINSVSISGWRNPSMLIKVDKNKLEAYDLTLANISTAIKAESASPSVATLSDKDLYLKVSTSEQAYFKQAFARIPIKTTTSGAELKLGDIASIQDAYDEDEFVLSRFNQQNSLSLRINTIGKDDIINTVEATKKRVDAWRDKGKLPYKVELTTWNNRSESINQRLELMVKNALTGVILVFVLLAVFLNITVAFWVAAGLPFIFFGTLFLMGTSQIDLTLNLITTFGFILALGIVVDDAVVVGENIYSVRAREGDTLNNTIKGTMEVAVPTLFGVFTTVAAFWALSNIDGRLGKIYSQFAQVVAICLVLSIIESKIILPAHLSHLNTHKAPAKNLLAKLWGIVQKSADGGLQFFSQRLYKPAIEFCLNHRYAMSLVFVSMFALVISMPLTGEIRTSFFPRIPGDTVRASLTMLSDASYGQTEKALIEIEQKAYQADKNLTRAAHAELSGQDDLPDSYLKNIETYSSSDQSGSFRVELVHGAPYSLTEFSTEWQTLAGTPEGVKSLRIRNSQSGSIDALNVELTSTNATSLDEALSTLVEVLNQIPAVTGIEKFDTPPESRLELSLSEQGRLLGLTTSDLASQIVSNFDGTKVQSYQRNNDEIEVRIGYPETQQESPAAIMNTKITLDNGSRVPLDTVAKLGQIEVQTEIIRIDGKRSYYLSAEVNKDIMSSTEVVELLQQSTMPNIKKQFSEVDFNFSGEAEEQAETQSSMFKMFMLALLIIYALLAIPLKSYSQPVIIMMAIPFGIIGSLLGHWMNGLALSIFSLNGILALSGVVVNDSLLLVSRYNDLRKDTIHIRRAIIMACQSRLRAVLLTSFTTFAGLAPILYETSRQAQALIPAAVSLGYGIMFATLITLVLMPILLMIKEDVEAVIKRLKQKLKPSTDIQAQ; encoded by the coding sequence ATGAGTCCGAACGATCAACAAAGAGGCATCATTGCTTGGTTTGCTAGTAATCCAGTAGCCGCTAACCTGCTGATGATTTTTATCATTACATTAGGCGTTATTAACGTAGGTTCATTAAGCAAAAAAAGCTTTCCAACACTGCCACCGAACGGTATCACTGTAGATGTCAGTTACGACAGTGGCTCTGCCAAAGCCACCGAAGAAAGTGTCACCATTTTGATCGAACAACAGTTGGAAGGCTTAGTTGGTATTGATAATGTCATGTCAAATTCCACCAGCAGTGGCAGTTCGGTCAATGTTGAAATCAAAGACGGTTACGACCTAGATGAAGTCTTCAACAATATAAAAGACAAAGTAGGCGAAATATCTTCTTTTCCCAGTGACGCAGACCCTGCCATTATCACCAAAGACACACGTTCAGAATTGGCAATTATTATTCAGCTTTTTGGCGACACTGACCGCAGAACATTGCAAAAAGCCGCCTATGACTTGAAAACAAACTTATTATTGGACAAAGAAATCAATTCCGTATCCATTTCTGGCTGGCGCAACCCCAGCATGTTGATTAAAGTCGATAAAAATAAGTTAGAAGCTTACGACCTTACCTTAGCGAACATCAGTACTGCGATAAAAGCCGAGTCTGCCAGCCCCTCGGTTGCCACCTTAAGCGACAAAGACTTGTACCTCAAAGTCAGCACGTCTGAACAAGCTTATTTCAAACAAGCATTTGCTCGCATTCCAATCAAAACCACTACCAGCGGGGCAGAGCTCAAACTCGGTGACATTGCCAGCATCCAAGATGCGTACGATGAAGACGAATTCGTATTGTCACGTTTTAACCAGCAAAACAGTTTATCCCTGCGCATAAACACCATTGGCAAAGATGACATCATCAATACGGTTGAGGCTACTAAAAAGCGAGTTGATGCATGGCGAGATAAGGGCAAGTTACCTTATAAGGTTGAATTAACGACTTGGAATAACCGCAGTGAATCCATTAATCAACGTCTTGAATTGATGGTAAAAAATGCTTTAACTGGCGTCATCTTAGTTTTTGTCTTACTGGCTGTTTTCCTCAACATCACGGTGGCCTTTTGGGTGGCCGCTGGCTTACCCTTTATCTTCTTCGGCACCCTTTTCCTCATGGGTACCAGTCAAATCGATTTAACACTGAATTTGATCACCACTTTTGGCTTTATTCTGGCCTTAGGCATTGTGGTTGACGATGCCGTTGTGGTGGGAGAAAACATATATTCAGTACGAGCACGAGAGGGTGATACGCTAAATAACACCATCAAGGGTACCATGGAAGTGGCCGTGCCTACTTTGTTTGGTGTCTTCACCACAGTAGCGGCTTTTTGGGCACTCTCAAACATTGATGGTCGTTTAGGCAAAATTTATTCTCAATTTGCTCAAGTGGTGGCCATTTGTTTGGTACTGTCCATTATCGAATCCAAAATCATTTTGCCTGCCCATTTATCCCATTTAAATACCCACAAAGCCCCGGCTAAGAATCTCCTAGCGAAACTTTGGGGTATAGTCCAAAAAAGCGCAGACGGCGGTTTGCAGTTTTTCAGTCAGCGCCTCTATAAACCCGCTATCGAATTTTGTCTAAACCACAGATACGCGATGAGTTTGGTCTTCGTGAGCATGTTTGCTTTAGTAATTTCTATGCCACTCACGGGAGAAATTCGAACCAGTTTTTTCCCTCGTATTCCGGGTGATACTGTAAGAGCCTCTTTAACCATGCTAAGCGATGCCAGCTATGGTCAAACAGAAAAAGCCTTGATCGAAATAGAGCAAAAAGCGTATCAAGCAGATAAGAATTTAACGAGAGCGGCCCATGCCGAATTAAGCGGTCAAGATGATTTACCAGACAGCTATTTAAAAAACATAGAAACCTACAGTTCTAGCGATCAATCCGGCAGCTTCCGTGTTGAATTGGTACATGGTGCGCCCTACTCTTTGACCGAGTTTTCTACTGAATGGCAAACTTTGGCAGGCACTCCTGAAGGGGTCAAAAGTCTGCGTATTCGGAACAGTCAAAGCGGCTCAATAGATGCTCTTAATGTGGAACTAACCAGCACCAATGCCACATCACTTGATGAAGCATTAAGCACACTGGTGGAGGTTTTGAATCAAATCCCTGCTGTGACGGGTATCGAAAAGTTCGATACCCCACCTGAATCACGCCTAGAGCTCAGCTTAAGTGAGCAAGGCCGTCTATTGGGATTGACCACATCAGATTTAGCAAGCCAAATCGTCAGTAACTTTGATGGCACTAAAGTACAGTCTTATCAAAGAAATAATGATGAAATCGAAGTACGCATTGGCTACCCAGAAACACAACAAGAGTCTCCCGCGGCCATTATGAACACCAAGATCACATTGGACAATGGTTCGCGAGTTCCCCTTGATACTGTCGCTAAACTTGGGCAAATTGAGGTACAAACTGAGATCATCCGTATTGATGGCAAACGTTCATATTACCTCTCGGCAGAAGTCAATAAAGACATTATGTCTTCCACAGAAGTGGTTGAATTGCTACAACAATCCACTATGCCAAACATCAAAAAACAGTTCTCTGAAGTGGACTTTAATTTCTCGGGAGAAGCAGAAGAGCAGGCGGAAACACAATCTTCTATGTTTAAGATGTTCATGTTGGCCCTATTGATCATCTATGCCCTACTGGCCATTCCATTGAAGTCATACAGCCAACCTGTGATCATCATGATGGCCATTCCTTTTGGCATCATAGGTTCCTTACTCGGCCATTGGATGAATGGTTTAGCGCTGAGTATTTTCTCCTTAAATGGTATTTTGGCGTTAAGTGGCGTTGTGGTAAATGATAGCCTTCTACTAGTGTCTCGCTATAATGACTTACGTAAAGACACTATTCACATTCGTCGGGCCATTATCATGGCTTGTCAAAGTCGTTTACGTGCTGTGTTATTGACCTCATTTACGACCTTTGCTGGACTTGCGCCCATCCTGTACGAAACATCACGTCAGGCTCAAGCCTTGATTCCTGCTGCTGTCTCTCTTGGCTACGGTATCATGTTTGCTACTTTGATCACCTTAGTCCTAATGCCTATACTCTTAATGATCAAAGAAGACGTAGAAGCGGTTATTAAACGACTCAAACAAAAGTTAAAACCTTCAACAGACATACAAGCCCAGTGA
- a CDS encoding efflux RND transporter periplasmic adaptor subunit encodes MNRDEFAGPMEEEPIGPIGPIAGPGPLPSEFDGQFEMDDETAVKVSVIKVQSREYAPIIQGSAVTAPRYSLTLTSQVSGEVIEISPQLEAGKRVKQGDVLAVLRNRELNSAVASAEKNLASAELALKEEVRQGDQAKAEWQAAGFTGQPESDLTWRIPQLAEAEAEVNSAKAALMEARDNLQNTKVLAPFNALITDRNIAPGSYLSSSSEIATLYSTDRVEIALELANSDWTKLPNAATLLAGDWPVTVRSIDDSQANWTGKVISVGQHIDTTTRMRSLTVAVTAPLDQDIPLLPGAFVTVELQGKTLKNLWKLPNSALSQRGDIWFLNEDSRLDYFPTTPLFVDTKYTYILVPEAMRGQTYSVLTKPYNSYQKGTLVDAIEQGEK; translated from the coding sequence TTGAACAGGGATGAATTTGCAGGACCAATGGAGGAAGAGCCTATTGGGCCTATTGGGCCAATAGCAGGTCCCGGTCCACTACCGAGCGAATTCGATGGCCAGTTTGAAATGGATGACGAAACAGCGGTAAAGGTTTCTGTCATTAAGGTTCAATCAAGAGAATACGCTCCCATTATCCAAGGCTCTGCGGTGACTGCTCCGCGCTACTCTCTTACCCTGACCAGTCAAGTAAGTGGTGAAGTCATTGAAATATCCCCACAACTGGAGGCGGGAAAACGCGTCAAGCAAGGTGACGTATTGGCAGTTTTGCGTAATCGTGAATTAAACAGTGCGGTTGCCAGTGCAGAAAAAAACCTGGCTAGTGCGGAATTAGCCTTAAAAGAAGAAGTTCGACAAGGTGATCAAGCCAAAGCTGAATGGCAAGCAGCTGGTTTCACTGGCCAACCTGAATCCGATCTGACATGGCGTATTCCCCAGTTGGCCGAAGCCGAAGCCGAAGTCAACTCTGCCAAGGCAGCTCTTATGGAAGCCCGTGACAATCTTCAAAACACCAAAGTGCTTGCGCCTTTTAATGCCTTGATTACTGACCGTAATATCGCCCCTGGTTCTTATCTAAGTTCGAGCAGTGAAATCGCTACCCTGTACAGCACAGATCGCGTCGAAATTGCCTTAGAACTGGCCAATTCAGATTGGACCAAACTGCCAAATGCAGCCACTCTGTTGGCTGGCGATTGGCCCGTTACCGTGCGCAGCATTGATGACAGTCAAGCCAACTGGACAGGCAAAGTCATTAGCGTTGGACAGCATATTGACACAACAACTCGAATGCGCAGCCTTACTGTGGCAGTGACAGCGCCATTGGATCAAGATATCCCATTATTGCCTGGCGCTTTTGTCACAGTTGAACTGCAAGGTAAAACACTGAAAAATCTGTGGAAGTTACCAAACTCTGCACTCAGCCAACGAGGTGATATCTGGTTCCTCAACGAAGACAGTCGTCTTGATTATTTCCCCACAACGCCATTGTTTGTCGACACAAAATACACCTATATTTTGGTGCCAGAAGCGATGCGAGGGCAAACCTATTCCGTACTAACTAAGCCTTATAACAGTTACCAGAAAGGCACCCTAGTTGACGCCATAGAGCAAGGTGAAAAATGA